From the genome of Rhododendron vialii isolate Sample 1 chromosome 10a, ASM3025357v1:
gaggaaaaaggtatgcaatacattGCACTCATACGTTACTTCTTATTgatattgatatttagggtttattgcCTAAGGGccttgatatttagggtttattgcCTAAGGgtctttgccacgagaggcaaatgtgcgctcacttcttgtctgttttgcagattagggtttcgacgacgaactagggttccggtcaagaggcacgagaagccattacaatctagtgctgatcaaagcactacttgaatttatccacctacagtGTGTAAGTTATTgtttttggattgttgtgtgaataGCATCTTTgtccatactctctctctctccctccctgtacaaaagaaaattttggaagTGAAAagatttcttcctttttcccGGGCTAGAGGGTCATTTTCGAATAAGAGGAAAGTGCAATGTAAAGTACATGGCCAGTTTTATGCGGACAAGACATCGTATCTTGAACATCCGATGCCTGTTCCCAAAAAAACTCCAAACTCGCGAGGTATGAGGTCAGTCGCATCTTGAACGCACGGAGAAGATTAAACCTCTCGTCTCGAAGACACGAGTCTCGAGACTGAGAGCGCCTCGCCGCCGCTTGTCGACCTGAAAGAACCTAACCCCACCTCTCTCCTCATCCTCCCGCCGCTGTCCCTCAACgcccacttctctctctctcataacaGGTACATCTCTCTCCGTTCCCAGTAATTATatgatttgttttcaatttcgaTTAATAATATTACTATTCAGTCATTATTTAGGGATTCCAGCATACAAGTGATGTATAAGTGGTACAGAATTCATGGCTCTTGTAATAAAACCTAACCATTATGTAAAGTCATGTAACTTTCATCCAAACGTGcatctactattttttttgtcaattacCTCAACCAACTATTCAGTGTCCCTTTTTTGTATCATGCTTTGTGTCAATGTACATGAACTCATTTTATATTGTTGGCGCAGATTATAGAGGTATGGAGCCTGGCCCGATAGAGGCCACTGTTTTGAGCGGACAGAAACGGCATCGGTCCACTTCAGTATGGTCTACTGGGGTATGTAGATAGATGTCCATGCAAAGAGTTGATAAAAGATATGCTATTGCCTGTGGGCAACTTCAGTTTTTGATGGTTCCTGTTTGGACTATATGTAATGacctttttgaatttgttttgcaGTCGGGTGCTGATTCTACTACCCTTACTGTTCATCGTCGCGAGGCTGCTCTCCGACGCATGGGTTTGCCAGATGATCGAATCATCCCTCTAGTACAGGCGGCTGGATTTGGAGGTCTATTTCGAGTGCCATTCATCCAGTTGGATTGGCATCTCATTACTGCACTAGTGGAAAGGTGGCGACCCGAGACTCATACGTTTCATATGAGACCTGGAGAGATGACTATTACACTCCAGGATGTTAGCATTCAATTGGGTCTACCCGTTGATGGTAAACCGGTTACTGGTTCTATCAATTATGACTGGGACGCGTTGTGTCTTAATTTGCTTGGTGCGACCCCCCTGCCGGGAAACGGGATGGGGGTAAGGTAAATATGAAATGGCTCGATGAAACGTTTGGGGTGCTACCAATGGATGCTGATCCAATTGCGGTGGAGCAACATGCTAGAGCATACATCCTTCGCCTTATTGGGGGGACCATATTTGCAGACAAGTCCTCTAGTCTAGTTCATCTTATGTTCCTCTCACTGCTAGAGGACATTAACACTGCTGGGGAATATAGTTGGGGAAGCGCAGCTCTAGGATGCTTATATAGGGAGCTATGTCGTGCATCCATTGTTGATAAGTTACAGGTAGGTGGTTTCATGCTCTTTCTTCAGGTATGGGCATAGGAGAGGTTTCCACATATTTCTCCACGTCGTTTGGGGAAGTTTCAGATACCCGATGGTCCTCTTATCACACGATATGGATATGGCTGTGGTCAAGTTTATTTATAGACCCGATGGTCCTCTTACCACACGGTATGGATATGGCTGTGGTCAAGTTTATTTATAAATCTTTGTTCTTATCTTTATATGTTGTATCAtcaattatttcaaaatttacagaataattattttttgacccaatttGTATGACACTTTAGGTGGCACGACTGACCTGTCCACTCATGTCTTACGGGACTACCTTTAACCCTTTGATAGACAAACAGATGATCAAGTGAGTTAGTTATGTGGTTTAATTTCATAACTCAAAATTCTTagcacaacacaaaaaatttgtcGTGCTCGATTTTGCATTGCAATTTTGGTATATATGTATCTAACAAAATTTCATATGTAGGTGGTGTGGCAACCATATCCACCTCGTGTCATCGATGCACTCCTGTTGTACTGTCGGGCTTGTTCAGACATATGGTCGACAAGTTCACCACT
Proteins encoded in this window:
- the LOC131302860 gene encoding serine/threonine-protein phosphatase 7 long form homolog gives rise to the protein MGGDEKGRFIFVHTLSLSLPVQKKILEVKRFLPFSRARGSFSNKRKVQCKVHGQFYADKTSYLEHPMPVPKKTPNSRDYRGMEPGPIEATVLSGQKRHRSTSVWSTGSGADSTTLTVHRREAALRRMGLPDDRIIPLVQAAGFGGLFRVPFIQLDWHLITALVERWRPETHTFHMRPGEMTITLQDVSIQLGLPVDGKPVTGSINYDWDALCLNLLGATPLPGNGMGVSWGSAALGCLYRELCRASIVDKLQVVWQPYPPRVIDALLLYCRACSDIWSTSSPLICFAIIEMHQPNRVLRQFGMRQLIPSPSRSLDAPHGVDLRGGANNQAETHGASIAMWDNRRDHIVQGEAYDGVMHHDDTYKEWYQRHTRQFIGTLGCSFEKMA